The segment GGTCAGCTCGACGGCCGCCAGCAGCAGCACCGCCTGCCCCGCCGTCCGCACCGGAACCCGCAGGTCGAACGGCCCCGCCAGTGCCGCCGCCCGCACGAACAGCCGCACCAGCACCAGCCCCGGCAGCACCCCGACGAAGAACGCCCCCGCCAGCCACGGCGACAGCACCCCCAGCCCCAGCACCGCACCCCCGAAGCGGCCAGCGCCGTCCCCGCCCCCGGCCGCCTGCCGTGCCGCCGCCCCAACGCCGCGGCCCCCGCACCCAGCGCGACCAGCACCGCCGCCCCGCCGACCGCCCACCACTCCGGACGGTCCGTCAGCACCCCGCCCGCCACGCCCGGCAGCGCCAGCTTCACCGCCGCCCCCAACCCCGGCGCCACCACCGCCACCGCCGGACCGGGCCCGCCGAACCGGGCCGGACCGCCCGTCAGCACCGGCGCCGCCGACGCCACTGTCGCCACCGTCGAACCGCGCACGAGAACCCCCGGAGGAAGAGAAGAGGAGAGGAAGAGGAACGCTCAGGCCGGACGGCCGGTGCGCAGGAAGGCCGCCAACAACTCGTGCAGCACCGCCGAACCCTCCTCGGCGAGCAGCTCGTGCCCCGCCCCGGCCACCTCCACGTACCGGAAGTCGACACCCTCCAACCGCCCCAGCCGCAGCAACTCGTGCCGCAGCGCCCGGGACTGGCCCACCGGCACCACCTCGTCCCGGTCGCCGTGCACCACCAGCAGCGGCGCCGACAGCAGCGGAGCCACCCGCAGGACGTCGCGCGGACCCCTGGCGTCGGCGACCTCCAGGTCGCCGCCCAGCCGGGCGGTCAGCGCCCGGACCGGCGCACCCGCCTCCGCCAGCAGCCGGCGGCCGGACAGGAACGGCGCCACCACCGCGCACCGGGCCACCGACCCCGCCGGGGCGTGCGCCGCCGCCAGCAGCGCCAGGAACGCCCCGTAACTCACCCCGAACAGCGCCGGCGGCTCCAACCCCAGCGCCGCCCGCTGCCCCGCCACGCCCTCCAGCAGCGCCAGCACGTCCTCCAGGTCCGGGCCGCCCCACGCGCCGTTGACCGCCGCCGCGTACTGCGGGCCGTACCCCGTCGAGCCGCGCTGGTTCGGGGCCAGCACCGCCGTGCCGTCCGCGGCGATCCGCTGCAGCGCCGGATCGAACTCCAACCGCCAGGCGTCCGCCGGACCGCCGTGCAGGGCCAGCACCAGGTGCGGCGCCGACAGCCACGACTCGCCGCCGTACACCACCGCCTCGACCGGACCGGCCGGACCCGCCAGCTCCAGGCACTGGGCCGCCCGCCACCGGCCGCCGTCCCCGGGCCCGGCCGACCCGTCCAACCGCCAGCCCACCGGCTCCGCCCCCGCCGCCGCGGTACCCGAACCCGCCTGCGGCGCACCGCCGTTGAGCGGAGCCAGGGCCAGCGGCAGCGCCATCGGGGCGCTCCCCGCGAGCGGCTCGGCGGCCAGCAGCGCCGCGACGTCCAGGGTGGCCAGCGCGGCCGGGCGGTCCGGCGCCGAGTACGGCATCCGCAGACCCGCCGCCGACCAGTGCCCGACCCCGCCCCACCGCCCCGGCGGCACCGGCAGCGGCCGCAGCCGCCGCTCGCCCGCCCGCCACAGCACCAGCGCGGACGCCGCACCGTGGTCCACCTGCAGCACCACCTGCGGCTCCTCGCCCGGCCCCCGGCCCGGCGCCGCCGCGACCGGCCGCAGCAGCCGCCCCGGCTGGTGCAGGCAGTCCGGGAACCGCACCGGCTCCGCACCGCCGATCAGCGCCCAACCGAGCCGGTCCACGCCCGGGGCGTCGCTGCGCAGCATCCCGAAACCCGACGCCGGGTCGAACAGCACCAGCCGGTCGTTGCTCTCCTCGCCCAACTCCAACAGCGGTGTGGTGACGCCCAGTTCGAGATCCAGCACGACCGTCTTCAGCCGCCCCCCGGCCAGCCGGTCCAGCGCCAGCAGCCGCCCCGCCGCGTCCAGCCACACCCCGCCGCCGCACAGCCCCGGCAGCTCCGCGACCGCCCGCGGCGCGGACCCGTCCGCGGCCAGCAGCCACACCGAGGTCACCGGCCGGCCGTCCGTCCCCAGCAGCACCGCGACCGGCTCCGCCGATGCCGATGCCGATGCCGTCGTCGCCGTCGCTTCCGGCAGCGCGAGCAGCCGCAACGCCGGCAGCCGCACCGACGCCAGCAGCACCTCCGGCTCCCCGGCCGCCAGCAGCACCACCGCGTGCCCCTCCCCGTCCGGCCCGTCCGGCCGGCACACCAGCACCCGCCCGTCCGGCAGCGCCAGCACCTGCGACCGCAGGCCCTCCGCCGACGCCAGCCCGGTCGGCACGGCCGGACCGTCCCCGGGCAGCCGCCAACTCTCCGGGTACCACCCGCCGTCGGCCCCGGCGGCGAGGCACGCGGCGTGCGAGCCGTCACCGGCGAAAGTGAAGCCGAACCGCCGCAACGCGAGGTGCACGGTCTGCGTGCTCATCGGGAACCTTTCGGCGAAGGAGGGGAGGGTGCTCTTCGGGGGCTTTTCAGATGCTTTCGGGAGGCTCACTCCTCCGGGAGCGACCACAGGCGGGGGCCGCCGTGGCGCAGCCGCAGCAGGAAGGCGAGCGGGCCGGCCGTGCCGGTGGCCCAACCGGTGCCGCCGGCGTCCGGGAGGAGCAGCAGGCCGTGCCGGAGGGCGGCGCGGGCGGCGATCAGGGCGGCGAGCCGGTGGGCGCCCTGCCGGAAGCGGCCGCGACCGGTGGCCCCGGCCAGGTCGAGCAGGTACTCGCCGTCCCCGGCCAGGCCGTGGCAGGCGCCGGTGCCGCAGTGCCAGCGGTCGTCCAGGACGGCTTGTCCGGCGGCCAGCGCGAGGTCGCGGGCCGATTCGTCGCCGGTGGCCCGCCAGTACCGGAGCAGGAAGGCGCCGACGCCCGCCGCTCCCTCGCAGCCGTGGGCCAGCCGGACGTGGCCGGGGTCGTCGGGGTGGCGGGGCCAGCGGGCGGCCGCCCCGTCCCGGCGGACGGTGGCGGCCAGGGTGCGGGCGGCCCGGTCCGCCCCGGCCCGGGCCGCCCGGGCGGTGGCGGCGTGCCCGGTACGCCCGTCGGCGGCCAGGACGGTGGCGGCGGCGAGCAGGAAGGCGCCGATCCCGGCGACCCCGTCGGCATGGCCGAGCCGGGCCGTACCGGCCGTCGCGGAGTCGAAGTCCGCCGGCACCGGCCAGAGCGTCCCGCCCGGCCCGTCCTGGGCGGCGGCCAGCAGCTCGCGCACGCAGCGGGCCGTCCGGTCGAGGAACAGCCGGGCCCCGGTGGCACGGTGCGCACGCAACTGGACGAGTCCCGCGCCGGCCGCCCCGTGGGCGAGACCGGGAGCGGGGCAGCCGAGCGGAACCCGGGCCGCGAGCCCGGCCGCCCGCTCGGCCAGACCGGGGTCGCCGAGGGCGGCAGCCGCGTCGAACAGGGCCCAGGCGGTACCGGAACGGCCGTAGTACAGGCCGGGCAGGACGACCGGTTCGGCGGCGCACCGGCGCTCGACCCAGGCGGCAGCCACCGCAGCGGTGGCCCGGGCCCGGTCACGGGCGGGAACGGGCAACGGCGCGGTGCCCGCCGCCCGGGCGAGCAGGGCCAGCACACCGGCCGCACCGTGCTGGACGTTGCACGGATCGGTCCGCAGCCCCTCGGGGCCGGTCGGCCACAGCCGGTCGGAACGGTGCGGGGCGGCGCAGTGGGCGAGGTGGCGCAGCCCGTCGTGCAGCAGCCGGTCCAACGAGGGCGGGACGACCGGCGCGGCAGGCACGGGCGAAGGCTCGGCAGCCAGGGCGGCCCGGACCCGCGCCGGGCCCCAGCACCGGCCGCCGTCCGGGGACCGCAGCCCGCGGACCAGCGGAGCGAGCCGACGGGCAGTCCCGCCGGCGCGGGCGGCCAACTCCAGGAGACGGTCGGGCGGCTGCGACGGGAAGACCGTCGGGGCGGGCTCCCGGCCTCCGGCCGTCAGCCCGCTCCCTTGCCGCTCGGCTGCCGACCCGGCGGGCGGTCGCGGCGGCAGGTGGCCGGTGGCGAGCAGGAAGTACAGCCCGCCGAGGGCGGACAGGTCGGGTGCGTCGGCGCCGATGGCGGCGGGGGCGGCGCCGCGCAGGCTGGTCAGGCAGGGGCGGCCGTCCGGGGCGACCAGGACGTGGCCGGGGGCGAGGCCGGGCAGGGCGACTCCGTGCCGGTGGGCCCGTTCGACCAGGTCGAGCAGGGCGAGGGCGAGCGGGCCGGCCTCGGTCCACGGGACGCCCGGGGTGCCGTCGGGTCGCAGCCGGTCGGCCACCCAGTCGTCCAGGGGCCGGCCCGGGAGCCGTTCCTGGACCAGGAACAGCGCGTCCGGCCGTTCGAGCAGGGCGTGCACCCGGGGTGCGAGGCCGCTGCCGGTGAGCCGGTCGAGCAGGGCGGCCCGGCGGCGCAGTTCGGTGCGGGCGTCGGTGCCGGTCCGGTCGACCTCGATGTGGGCCCGGGCCTGGGTGACCACCACTTCCCCGCCGGTGGCCCGGTCGGTGCCGAGGAACACCCCGCCCCCGGCGTCGTGCCGCAGCGCGCCGGCCCGGGCCCAACGGCCGCCGAGCAGGCCCCCGCCGCCCCCGCGCCGGGCGCCGGGCCCGGGCTGGGCGGGCACCCGGACGCCGGCCGGCGCCGGTCTGCCGCCGGTGGCCGATCCCGCCCCCTCGACGGGGTCGGCCACCCAGGGCGGTCGGCGGCCGGGCCGGTCCTCGACCAGGTCGCCGCCGGGGGTGCGCAGCACCGGACGGTAGACGCCGTCGTTGCCGAGCACCGGTCGGGCCGCGGACGCGCCGTAGCGGTAGTGCACCAGGCTGCCGGGCCGGTACGGCCGGGCGGTGGGAATCACCGGTCCGGGCATTCCGGCGGTGGCCAGGTGGAGTTCCGCGGCGAGCCGCCGGAATTGTTCGTCGCCGCCGGGACGGACGGTGATGAATTTCCCGGACGATTCCATTGCGCAGTCGTGCGCGTTGATGCCGTGCAGAATTCCCCGGTCGGCGGCGAAGGCGAACGGGCACGGGTCGTCGGCGACGGCCGCGGCGACCGCGGACAGCACCTCGAAGGCCACCGAGGAGGCCGCCCCGACGTGCAGCTCCCAGCCCTGGGCGGGGGGTTCGCGGCCGGGCGGCCGGACCGTGCACCAGGAGCCCTCGACCGCGACCGTCCAGTCGCCGCCGCCTCCCCGGGCCCTGCTGCCGGCCACGGCCGCCCGTGCCACCTCCACCAGCGCACCGTCCGCACCCGGCGCGCCGTCGACCGGACCCGGCCCCCCTGTCCTGCCCAGCGGTGCGTCCGCCCCCATGTGCTCCACACCCCTTCGCGGTGGACTCGACCGAACGGTCTGCGGAAGTCACGGGAGCCCCGGCGGCGCCCACCGAATTCCCGGTGGGAATTCCGGTCGGCCGCTTTTCCCCGACCCCTGTCGACCCCCCTGGTCGAGTTACTCGGTCGAGTAACTCGGTCGAGTAACTCCCGTTTGCAGGACTAGAAGTTACTTTCGGGGCGGGTGTGACTCAACACCGGCCGGGTCACTTCACTCTTAAGGGTGATCGGGTGGGCTTTTCGAATGCGCGCGGCCCGGAACGTCCGGCCGCCCGGCGCCCGGCCCGCCGTCGCCCGCCCCGCCCCGGCGGCCCGTGGCGGCCTCGGCCGGGCCTCCGACGCCGGGTTGACGCGCAGGTGTACGACGGCGGCGGCCGGTCCGCACCCGGGAGCGGGACCGGGCCGGGCCGTGGCACGCGGTAGTCTCGACAGGTGCCGAAACTGTCCGACGTCATCGCCGTGCTCGAAGAGGTCTACCCCCCGCAGTGGGCGGAGTCCTGGGACGCGGTGGGCCTGGTCTGCGGCGACCCCGGGGCGGAGGTCCGCCGGGTGCTGTTCGCCGTCGACCCCGTGCAGGCGGTCGTGGACGAGGCCGTCGAATGGGGCGCCGACCTGCTGGTCACCCACCACCCCCTCTACCTGCGCGGCACCACCACGGTCGCCGCGACCGGCTTCAAGGGCCGGGTCGTGCACACCCTGATCAAGCACGACATCGCCCTGCACGTCGCCCACACCAACGCCGACCACGCCGACCCGGGCGTCTCCGACGCCCTCGCCGAAGCCGTCGGACTGAAGGTCACCGGCCCGCTGGTCGCCGACCCGACCGACCCGGCCGGCCGCCGGGGCAGCGGCCGGATCGGCGAACTCCCGCAGCCCATGACGCTGGCCGCCTTCACCGCCCGGGTCGCCGCCGGACTGCCCGCCACCGCCGCGGGCGTCCGCGCCGCCGGCGACCCCGAGCGGACCGTCCGCACGGTCGCGGTCTGCGGCGGCTCCGGCGACTCCTTCCTGGCCGAGGCCCGCAAGGCCGGCGTGGACGCCTACGTCACCGCCGACCTGCGGCACCACCCGGCCTCCGAAGCCGTCGAAGCCGCCCCGGTCGCCCTGGTCGACGCCGCGCACTGGGCCACCGAGTGGCCCTGGCTGCGCCTGGCCGCCCGCGAGCTCACCGACCGCGCCGACCGGCGCGGCTGGCCGCTGGAGACCCGCGTCTCCACCCGGGTCACCGACCCGTGGACGGCGCACGCGCCGATGCCGTACGCCCCCTGACGCCCCCGACACCCCGCCGAACCAACTCAACAGGAGCCCTGCCGCGTGAACGCCGCGCCCGCCGACCAGATCCGCCTGCTCGACCTGCAGGCCATCGACTCCCGCCTCGACCAGCTGGCCCACCGGCGCCGCACCCTGCCCGAGCACGCCGAGATCGACAAGGCCGCCGCCGACCACACCGCCCTCAAGGACCTGGTCGTCGCCGCCCAGGCCCAGCTCGGCGACACCACCCGCGAGCAGACCAAGGCCGAGGCCGACGTCGAGCAGGTCCGCTCCCGGGCCGCCCGCAACCAGCAGCGGATGGACTCCGGCGCGGTCACCTCCCCCAAGGACCTGGAGAACCTCCAGCACGAGAACGCCTCGCTGGCCAAGCGCCAGGGCGACCTCGAGGACATCGTCCTCGAGGTGATGGAGCGCCTGGAGTCCGCCCAGACCCGGGTCACCGAACTGACCGCCCGCCTGGAGCACTCCTCCGTGGTCGTCGCCGAGGCCGAGGGCCGCCGGGACGCCAAGTTCGCCGAGATCGACGCCGAGGCCGACAAGGTCCGCCGCGACCGCGAGGCCGTCGCCAACGTCATCCCCGCCGACCTGATGAAGGTCTACCTGCGCCTGCGCGAGCAGCAGGGCGGCACCGGCGCGGCCCGCCTCTACCAGCGCCGCTGCGAGGGCTGCCGCACCGAGTTCTCGATCACCGAGTTCAACGCGATCAAGGCCGAGCCCGCCGACAAGGTGCTGCGCTGCGAGAACTGCGGCCGGATCCTGGTCCGCACCGGCGAGTCGGGCGTCTGACCGGTATGACGGGCGCCAGGTACGTCGTCGAGGCCGACGGCGGCTCCCGGGGCAACCCGGGACCGGCCGGCTACGGCGCGGTGGTCCGCGACGCCGACACCGGGCAGGTCCTGGCCGAGGCCGCCGAGTACCTCGGCCACACCACCAACAACGTCGCCGAGTACCGCGGCCTGATCGCCGGCCTCAAGGCCGCCCGCGACCTCGACCCGGACGCCCGGGTCGAGGTCCGGATGGACTCCAAGCTGGTCGTCGAGCAGATGTCCGGCCGCTGGCAGGTCAAGCACCCCGCGATGCGGCCGCTGGCCGCCGAGGCCCGCGGCATCCTCCCGGCCGGGAACGTCACCTACGAGTGGATCCCGCGCGAGCGGAACAAGACCGCCGACCGGCTCGCCAACGAGGCGATGGACGCCGGCCGGCAGGGCCGCCAGTGGGAACCCGCCCAGGCCGCCCCGGAGCCCGCCGCGACCGCCCCGGCCCCGGAGCCCGCCGCGCCCCCGGCGGGCCGGGCCGCGCCCGCCGACCTCGGCACCCCCACCACGCTGGTGCTGCTGCGGCACGGCGAGACCCCGCTCACCCCGCTCAAGCGCTTCTCCGGCAGCACCGGCAGCGACCCCGGCCTGTCCGAGAAGGGCCGCTGGCAGGCCGAACGGGCCGCCGAGTCGCTGGCCGCCCGCGGCACCGTGCAGGCCGTGGTGGCCTCCCCGATGCTGCGCACCCGGCAGACCGCCGAGGCCACCGCCCGCCGGCTCGGCCTGGAGGTGCGGATCGAGGAGGACCTGCGCGAACTCGACTTCGGCGCCTGGGAGGGCCTCGGCTTCGCCGAGGTGATGGAACGCCACCCCGCCGACCTCACCACCTGGCTGGGCTCCGCCGACGCCAAGCCCACCGGCAGCACCGAATCGCTCAGCACCCTGGCCCGCCGGGTCGCCCGGGCCCGCGACCGGATCGTCCAGCAGTACGCCGGACAGACCGTGCTGGTCGTCTCGCACGTCAGCCCGATCAAGACCCTGGTCCGCCTGGCCCTGGGCGCCCCGCCGGACTCCGTGCACCGGATGGAACTCTCCGCCGCCTCCCTCTGCGCCGTCCAGTACTACCGCGACGGCAACGCCTCGCTCCGACTGCTCAACGACACCTCGCACCTGCGCTGAGCGGCCCCGCGCGGGGGGCGGGGCGGGGAGGGGCAGGATGGAGCGGGGCGGGTTGGAGTGGGGCGGGGCGGACGACCGTCGGGCGGCGGCCGTCCATCAGTTGACGAACGTTCACCGACTGACGGACGTCCGGTGCGCGGACCTGGATCAAGGCGTTGACGAACATCCGGCGACCGACGAACGCCAACTGACGAACGTCAGTCAGTGGACGTCCGTCACCACCACGTCCAACTGCCACGGCTTGCGCTCGGTGCCGCGCGCGGAGACCTCCACCCGGTGGCCCAACTGTTCGAGGGCGTCCACCAGTTCGCCGGGCGCGGCGGGCTCCAGACCGGCCGCCAGCAGGTCGCGCACCAGCCGGCCCTTGGTGGCCTTGTTGAAGTGCGAGACCACCGAGCGCTTCAGCACCCCGTCCACCTCGCGCTCCTGCAGCACCCGCACCGTCACCGTCCGGCCCGCGAGCGCCCCCGCGGGCTTCCACGCCGCCGCGTACGCCGAGCTGCGCAGGTCCAGCACCAGGCCGTCCGCGACCTCGGGCAACGCTCCGTCCAGCACGCCCCGCCAGTACGGGCCGAGCGCGCCCAGCGGGGGGAGCTTGACGCCCATCGAGCAGCGGTAGGGCGGGATCCGGTCGCCGATCCGGACCGCGCCCCACAGGCCGGAGAAGACCAGCAGCGAGCGTTCGGCCCGGGCGTACGCGGCGTCGTCCAGCTTGGCCAGGCCCAGGTTGTCGAACAGCACCCCGGTGTAGACCTCGCCCGCCGGGCGGGCTCCCGCGGTGAGCAGGGCCGCGTTCTTGCCGACCTCGCCGCGCAGGCCCTTGCTCAGCCCGAGCACCTCGGCGGCCCGCTCGGCGTCCCCCGCGCACAGCTCGACCAGCGCGGTGAGCGCCTTGTGCCGGGCCCCGGTCAGCCCCGGCAGCGACAGCCGCTCCAGCTCCACCGGCGCACCCGCCTGCGGCGCGGCCTTCCCCTCCGACGGCGGCAGCAGAACCAGCACGGCGACACCCCTTCAACAACCTGTAGCACCCGGACCCGTCCACCCTAACGACCCGCCCGCCCCCGCCCCGCATCCCGCCGCGCCCCTGTCCGACCCCCCGCCCCGCCTCCCGCCCCGGCCCGCCGGGCCCCGCATCCCGCGGCTCCCCGTGCGCCCGGCACGCCTCCGGTGCCCCGGCCGCTTACGCTGCGACCATGCCGCGCCGACACCTCAGCGTCCGGGCCGCCCAGACCGCCAGGATCAACACCGAGCTCGCCGACCTCAGGACCCGCCTGGAGATCCGCACCGACTGGCCCCCGGAGGTGCTCGCCGAGGCCGACCGGGCGGCCGCGCTGCCCCGGCTCCCCGAGTTCGACGCCACCGACCTCGACCTGTTCACCCTCGACCCGCCGGACTCCCGCGACCTCGACCAGGCGATGCGGCTGACCCGCCGGGGCAGCGGCTACCGCGTCCACTACGCGATCGCCGACGTCGGCGCGTACGTCGCCCCCGGCGGGGCGATCGACACCGAGGCCGCGCACCGGGTCCAGACCCTGTACTTCCCGGACGGCAACGTGCCGCTGCACCCCGTCCGGCTCTCCGAGGGCGCGGCCAGCCTGCTGCCCGGCGAGCTGCGCCCCGCCCTGCTCTGGCAGCTCGACCTGGACGCCGACGGCGCGCTGGTCCTCGCCGACCTGCGCCGGGCCCGGGTCCGTTCCCGCCGCCGGCTCGACTACGCCACCGTCCAGGGCCGGCTCGACGCCGGGGACGCCGACGAGCAGCTCGTCCTGCTCGCCGAGGTCGGCACCCTGCGCGAGGCCCTGGAGCAGGCCCGCGGCGGCGTCAGCCTGCCCGTCCCGGAGCAGGAGGTGGCGGCCGAGGACGGCGGCTACCGGCTCGGTTACCGCGCGCCCCGCCCCGCCGACGGCTGGAACGCCCAGATCTCGCTGCTCACCGGCATGGCCGCCGCCGAACTCATGCTGGACGCCGGCACCGGCCTGCTGCGCACCCTGCCCGCCGCCCCCGACTCCGCGTACGCCCGGCTGCGCCGCACCGCCGACGCGCTCGGCGTCGACTGGCCCGCGGGCCTGCCCTACCCGGCGCTGATCCGCTCCCTCGACCCGGCCCGCACCGCCGACGCCGCCTTCCTCAACGAGTGCACCGGCCTGCTGCGCGGCGCCGGCTACCGGGCCTTCGACACCGCCCGCGGCACCGCCCCGCCCGCCGACCCGGGCCACGCCGCGCTGGCCGCCCCGTACGCGCACTGCACCGCCCCACTGCGCCGACTCGGCGACCGGTACGCGCTGGAGATCTGCCTGGCGGTGGCGGGCGGCACCGACGTGCCGGGCTGGGTCCGCGACACGCTGCCGCTGGTGCCGGGGCTGATGGAGAGCGGCGACCGGCGGGCGCACGAGGTGGAGCGGGCCTGCGTGGACCTGGTGGAGACGGAGCTGCTGCGCGGCCGGGAGGGCGAGGAGTTCGAGGCGGTGGTGGTCGACGTGGACGGGCGCCGCCCCACCGTCGGCACCGTGCAGCTGCGCGACCCGGCGGTGGTCGCCAAGTGCGACGCCCCCGACCGGCTGCCGCTGGGCCACCGGGTCACCGTCCGGCTCACGCTGGCCGACCCGGCCACCCGCACCGTCCGGTTCGCGCTGGCGGCCGACGGGTAGCCGCGGCGCGGACGGGGACCCGTCCCCAGGGGGCC is part of the Kitasatospora cineracea genome and harbors:
- a CDS encoding zinc ribbon domain-containing protein; this translates as MNAAPADQIRLLDLQAIDSRLDQLAHRRRTLPEHAEIDKAAADHTALKDLVVAAQAQLGDTTREQTKAEADVEQVRSRAARNQQRMDSGAVTSPKDLENLQHENASLAKRQGDLEDIVLEVMERLESAQTRVTELTARLEHSSVVVAEAEGRRDAKFAEIDAEADKVRRDREAVANVIPADLMKVYLRLREQQGGTGAARLYQRRCEGCRTEFSITEFNAIKAEPADKVLRCENCGRILVRTGESGV
- the yaaA gene encoding peroxide stress protein YaaA, coding for MLVLLPPSEGKAAPQAGAPVELERLSLPGLTGARHKALTALVELCAGDAERAAEVLGLSKGLRGEVGKNAALLTAGARPAGEVYTGVLFDNLGLAKLDDAAYARAERSLLVFSGLWGAVRIGDRIPPYRCSMGVKLPPLGALGPYWRGVLDGALPEVADGLVLDLRSSAYAAAWKPAGALAGRTVTVRVLQEREVDGVLKRSVVSHFNKATKGRLVRDLLAAGLEPAAPGELVDALEQLGHRVEVSARGTERKPWQLDVVVTDVH
- the lanL gene encoding class IV lanthionine synthetase LanL is translated as MAGSRARGGGGDWTVAVEGSWCTVRPPGREPPAQGWELHVGAASSVAFEVLSAVAAAVADDPCPFAFAADRGILHGINAHDCAMESSGKFITVRPGGDEQFRRLAAELHLATAGMPGPVIPTARPYRPGSLVHYRYGASAARPVLGNDGVYRPVLRTPGGDLVEDRPGRRPPWVADPVEGAGSATGGRPAPAGVRVPAQPGPGARRGGGGGLLGGRWARAGALRHDAGGGVFLGTDRATGGEVVVTQARAHIEVDRTGTDARTELRRRAALLDRLTGSGLAPRVHALLERPDALFLVQERLPGRPLDDWVADRLRPDGTPGVPWTEAGPLALALLDLVERAHRHGVALPGLAPGHVLVAPDGRPCLTSLRGAAPAAIGADAPDLSALGGLYFLLATGHLPPRPPAGSAAERQGSGLTAGGREPAPTVFPSQPPDRLLELAARAGGTARRLAPLVRGLRSPDGGRCWGPARVRAALAAEPSPVPAAPVVPPSLDRLLHDGLRHLAHCAAPHRSDRLWPTGPEGLRTDPCNVQHGAAGVLALLARAAGTAPLPVPARDRARATAAVAAAWVERRCAAEPVVLPGLYYGRSGTAWALFDAAAALGDPGLAERAAGLAARVPLGCPAPGLAHGAAGAGLVQLRAHRATGARLFLDRTARCVRELLAAAQDGPGGTLWPVPADFDSATAGTARLGHADGVAGIGAFLLAAATVLAADGRTGHAATARAARAGADRAARTLAATVRRDGAAARWPRHPDDPGHVRLAHGCEGAAGVGAFLLRYWRATGDESARDLALAAGQAVLDDRWHCGTGACHGLAGDGEYLLDLAGATGRGRFRQGAHRLAALIAARAALRHGLLLLPDAGGTGWATGTAGPLAFLLRLRHGGPRLWSLPEE
- a CDS encoding Nif3-like dinuclear metal center hexameric protein; translation: MPKLSDVIAVLEEVYPPQWAESWDAVGLVCGDPGAEVRRVLFAVDPVQAVVDEAVEWGADLLVTHHPLYLRGTTTVAATGFKGRVVHTLIKHDIALHVAHTNADHADPGVSDALAEAVGLKVTGPLVADPTDPAGRRGSGRIGELPQPMTLAAFTARVAAGLPATAAGVRAAGDPERTVRTVAVCGGSGDSFLAEARKAGVDAYVTADLRHHPASEAVEAAPVALVDAAHWATEWPWLRLAARELTDRADRRGWPLETRVSTRVTDPWTAHAPMPYAP
- a CDS encoding RNB domain-containing ribonuclease codes for the protein MPRRHLSVRAAQTARINTELADLRTRLEIRTDWPPEVLAEADRAAALPRLPEFDATDLDLFTLDPPDSRDLDQAMRLTRRGSGYRVHYAIADVGAYVAPGGAIDTEAAHRVQTLYFPDGNVPLHPVRLSEGAASLLPGELRPALLWQLDLDADGALVLADLRRARVRSRRRLDYATVQGRLDAGDADEQLVLLAEVGTLREALEQARGGVSLPVPEQEVAAEDGGYRLGYRAPRPADGWNAQISLLTGMAAAELMLDAGTGLLRTLPAAPDSAYARLRRTADALGVDWPAGLPYPALIRSLDPARTADAAFLNECTGLLRGAGYRAFDTARGTAPPADPGHAALAAPYAHCTAPLRRLGDRYALEICLAVAGGTDVPGWVRDTLPLVPGLMESGDRRAHEVERACVDLVETELLRGREGEEFEAVVVDVDGRRPTVGTVQLRDPAVVAKCDAPDRLPLGHRVTVRLTLADPATRTVRFALAADG
- a CDS encoding alpha/beta hydrolase family protein — protein: MSTQTVHLALRRFGFTFAGDGSHAACLAAGADGGWYPESWRLPGDGPAVPTGLASAEGLRSQVLALPDGRVLVCRPDGPDGEGHAVVLLAAGEPEVLLASVRLPALRLLALPEATATTASASASAEPVAVLLGTDGRPVTSVWLLAADGSAPRAVAELPGLCGGGVWLDAAGRLLALDRLAGGRLKTVVLDLELGVTTPLLELGEESNDRLVLFDPASGFGMLRSDAPGVDRLGWALIGGAEPVRFPDCLHQPGRLLRPVAAAPGRGPGEEPQVVLQVDHGAASALVLWRAGERRLRPLPVPPGRWGGVGHWSAAGLRMPYSAPDRPAALATLDVAALLAAEPLAGSAPMALPLALAPLNGGAPQAGSGTAAAGAEPVGWRLDGSAGPGDGGRWRAAQCLELAGPAGPVEAVVYGGESWLSAPHLVLALHGGPADAWRLEFDPALQRIAADGTAVLAPNQRGSTGYGPQYAAAVNGAWGGPDLEDVLALLEGVAGQRAALGLEPPALFGVSYGAFLALLAAAHAPAGSVARCAVVAPFLSGRRLLAEAGAPVRALTARLGGDLEVADARGPRDVLRVAPLLSAPLLVVHGDRDEVVPVGQSRALRHELLRLGRLEGVDFRYVEVAGAGHELLAEEGSAVLHELLAAFLRTGRPA
- a CDS encoding bifunctional RNase H/acid phosphatase, yielding MTGARYVVEADGGSRGNPGPAGYGAVVRDADTGQVLAEAAEYLGHTTNNVAEYRGLIAGLKAARDLDPDARVEVRMDSKLVVEQMSGRWQVKHPAMRPLAAEARGILPAGNVTYEWIPRERNKTADRLANEAMDAGRQGRQWEPAQAAPEPAATAPAPEPAAPPAGRAAPADLGTPTTLVLLRHGETPLTPLKRFSGSTGSDPGLSEKGRWQAERAAESLAARGTVQAVVASPMLRTRQTAEATARRLGLEVRIEEDLRELDFGAWEGLGFAEVMERHPADLTTWLGSADAKPTGSTESLSTLARRVARARDRIVQQYAGQTVLVVSHVSPIKTLVRLALGAPPDSVHRMELSAASLCAVQYYRDGNASLRLLNDTSHLR